The following are encoded together in the Pseudodesulfovibrio indicus genome:
- a CDS encoding substrate-binding periplasmic protein — protein sequence MRAHSSLLLPVLCLTLLLSLSPAVHPAHAGEEPLLLVSGNYEPYVIAQGTRPGLLSEIVTQAFAEQGIRVEIRFYPWRRCALMVETGEAFAAFPYARTDKRARYAWFSDVIWVCRNVFFYMKGRMGEFDFTTLEALRPYLIAGTSGNYYEEVFREKGLTVDYAPGEASGVRKLWELRTALFAEDELVGRTLIARIFPARRDRFGWTPTPWNLNPQHLMVSKAYPGARELMDRFNAGLWAIRDSGAYDRIVESYLK from the coding sequence ATGCGCGCTCATTCCTCCCTTCTCCTGCCCGTCCTTTGCCTGACCCTCCTGCTCTCGCTCTCTCCCGCCGTCCATCCGGCGCATGCCGGGGAAGAACCCCTGCTCCTGGTCTCCGGCAACTACGAGCCGTACGTCATCGCCCAGGGGACGCGGCCCGGCCTGCTGTCCGAAATCGTCACCCAGGCCTTTGCCGAGCAGGGCATCCGGGTCGAAATCCGTTTCTACCCCTGGCGGCGGTGCGCCCTGATGGTCGAGACCGGCGAGGCGTTCGCCGCCTTCCCCTACGCCCGCACGGACAAACGCGCCCGCTATGCCTGGTTCAGCGACGTCATCTGGGTCTGCCGCAACGTCTTCTTCTACATGAAGGGGCGCATGGGCGAGTTCGACTTTACCACCCTGGAGGCGCTGCGGCCGTATCTCATCGCCGGGACCTCCGGCAACTATTACGAGGAAGTGTTTCGGGAGAAGGGGCTGACCGTGGACTACGCGCCGGGCGAGGCGTCGGGCGTGCGCAAGCTGTGGGAGCTGCGGACCGCCCTGTTCGCCGAGGACGAACTGGTGGGCCGGACACTGATCGCGCGCATCTTCCCCGCCCGCCGCGACCGGTTCGGATGGACCCCCACCCCGTGGAACCTCAACCCGCAGCACCTGATGGTCTCCAAGGCGTACCCCGGGGCGCGCGAGCTGATGGACCGGTTCAACGCCGGGCTCTGGGCGATCCGCGACAGCGGCGCCTACGACCGCATCGTCGAAAGCTATCTGAAGTAG
- a CDS encoding bifunctional cobalt-precorrin-7 (C(5))-methyltransferase/cobalt-precorrin-6B (C(15))-methyltransferase: protein MTDRKPVRIIGLPPGTLAPTPAAAEALASADLVVGGKRLLDACPDGMIPERAERLAITGALKPVIDQVRKAAGKGRSVVVLADGDPLFFGIGKRLGEALGRENLVVEPNVSTVQMAAARLALPWQEMDFVSLHGRDDFSPLYAALVRADLIAVFTDAVNTPAEVARALLERGADCFSMTVLENLGSPDEQVRPLALWETWGMEFAPLNLVVLERQYPPEIALALGIPDHFYMHQKNLITKLPVRAAGLAHLNVTPDSTVWDLGAGCGSVSIEASHLARRGRVFAVERNKTRAAMIRENIRRTGAWLVDTVLGEMPDALKGLPEPDRIFIGGGLGGESNQESSLLRTACERLRPNGRIVVHCILLDSLHVAKDHFKAMGWHFGVTQLQASATDSLAGDLRFKAQNPVFILWAEKP from the coding sequence ATGACCGACAGGAAACCCGTGCGCATCATCGGGCTGCCCCCCGGCACCCTCGCCCCGACTCCCGCCGCCGCCGAAGCCCTGGCTTCCGCGGACCTGGTGGTGGGCGGCAAACGGCTGCTCGACGCCTGCCCCGACGGGATGATCCCGGAACGGGCCGAGCGGCTGGCCATCACGGGCGCGCTCAAGCCGGTCATCGACCAGGTGCGCAAGGCCGCGGGCAAGGGCCGGTCCGTGGTCGTCCTGGCGGACGGCGACCCGCTCTTCTTCGGCATCGGCAAGCGGCTGGGCGAGGCGCTGGGCCGCGAGAACCTGGTGGTCGAGCCGAACGTGTCCACGGTCCAGATGGCCGCCGCCCGGCTGGCCCTGCCCTGGCAGGAGATGGACTTCGTCTCCCTGCACGGACGCGACGACTTCTCGCCCCTGTACGCGGCCCTGGTCCGCGCCGACCTGATCGCGGTCTTCACCGACGCGGTGAACACCCCGGCCGAGGTGGCCCGCGCCCTGCTGGAGCGCGGCGCGGACTGCTTCTCCATGACCGTGCTGGAGAACCTGGGCTCCCCGGACGAGCAGGTCCGGCCCCTGGCCCTGTGGGAGACCTGGGGCATGGAGTTCGCGCCGCTGAACCTGGTCGTCCTGGAACGCCAGTACCCGCCGGAGATCGCCCTGGCGCTGGGCATCCCGGACCATTTCTACATGCACCAGAAGAACCTGATCACCAAGCTGCCCGTGCGCGCCGCCGGGCTGGCCCACCTGAACGTGACCCCGGACTCCACGGTCTGGGACCTCGGCGCGGGCTGCGGCTCGGTGTCCATCGAGGCCTCCCACCTGGCCCGGCGGGGGCGTGTCTTCGCCGTGGAGCGCAACAAGACCCGCGCGGCCATGATCCGCGAGAACATCCGGCGCACCGGGGCGTGGCTGGTGGACACCGTGCTCGGCGAGATGCCGGACGCGCTCAAGGGGCTGCCCGAACCGGACCGCATCTTCATCGGCGGCGGGCTGGGCGGCGAGTCCAACCAGGAGAGTTCCCTGCTCCGCACGGCCTGCGAACGGCTCCGCCCCAACGGCAGGATCGTGGTCCACTGCATCCTGCTCGACTCCCTGCACGTGGCCAAGGACCATTTCAAGGCCATGGGCTGGCACTTCGGCGTGACCCAGCTCCAGGCCTCGGCCACGGACTCCCTGGCCGGGGACCTGCGCTTCAAGGCCCAGAACCCGGTCTTCATCCTGTGGGCCGAAAAGCCCTGA
- the fsa gene encoding fructose-6-phosphate aldolase has protein sequence MQFFLDTANLDQIREVADLGLLDGVTTNPTIMSREGGDWREQAARICELVDGPVSLEVIATNHEAMIKEAKDLVSFGPNVVVKIPMIAEGLKALRELTERGIKTNVTLVFSPAQALLAAKLGATYVSPFVGRLDGLSQSGMEAVEQMRTIFDNYDFSTKILVASVRHPLHVLESGLIGADVITLPYSTIMQLVQHPLTDSGLAAFLADWEAFQKK, from the coding sequence ATGCAATTCTTTCTCGATACGGCCAATCTGGATCAGATTCGCGAAGTCGCCGACCTCGGGCTCTTGGACGGCGTGACCACCAACCCCACCATCATGTCCCGCGAGGGCGGCGACTGGCGCGAGCAGGCCGCGCGCATCTGCGAGCTGGTGGACGGCCCGGTCTCCCTGGAGGTCATCGCCACCAATCACGAGGCGATGATCAAGGAGGCCAAGGACCTGGTCTCCTTCGGCCCCAACGTGGTGGTCAAGATCCCCATGATCGCCGAGGGCCTCAAGGCGCTCCGGGAGCTGACCGAGCGCGGCATCAAGACCAACGTCACCCTGGTCTTCTCCCCGGCCCAGGCCCTGCTGGCCGCCAAGCTCGGGGCCACCTACGTCTCCCCCTTCGTGGGGCGGCTGGACGGGCTGAGCCAGTCCGGCATGGAGGCGGTGGAGCAGATGCGGACCATCTTCGACAACTACGACTTTTCCACCAAGATCCTGGTCGCCTCGGTGCGCCACCCCCTGCACGTCCTGGAGTCCGGGCTGATCGGCGCGGACGTCATCACCCTCCCGTACTCGACCATCATGCAGTTGGTGCAGCACCCGCTGACCGACAGCGGCCTGGCCGCCTTCCTGGCGGATTGGGAGGCGTTCCAGAAGAAATAG
- a CDS encoding glycosyltransferase family 2 protein, which produces MPTISIVIPNHNYSRFFSRCFNSLATQHLGLEDVEIIFVDDASTDDSLARIEEWAERIECENFIIEALDRQGHPGPVRNHGLSLARGEYLFCLDPDDALRPEFTAVCLEVLKEDPRAAGVYPDYFRCTPEGRFLVELPDFDQALLRMQNILPTTALYRRELWDAGVRYADNTDYEDWDFWIQCVSLGAHFEHICDPLYDYHFHDDNFSRKAESNDGPSKAAIVRNNPDFFHPLVRQWAEDFRRGRLHAQAFPRGHIPSPDDVRALLKTVESTVLGAGDK; this is translated from the coding sequence ATGCCGACCATCTCCATCGTCATTCCCAACCACAATTATTCGCGGTTCTTCAGCCGCTGCTTCAACTCCCTGGCGACCCAGCACCTGGGCCTGGAGGACGTGGAGATCATCTTCGTGGACGACGCCAGCACGGACGACTCCCTGGCCCGGATCGAGGAGTGGGCCGAGAGGATCGAGTGCGAGAATTTCATCATCGAGGCCCTGGACCGGCAGGGGCACCCCGGCCCGGTGCGCAACCACGGCCTGTCCCTGGCGCGCGGCGAATATCTCTTCTGCCTGGACCCGGACGACGCCCTGCGCCCCGAGTTCACGGCCGTCTGCCTGGAGGTCCTGAAGGAAGATCCGCGCGCCGCCGGGGTCTACCCGGACTACTTCCGCTGCACCCCGGAGGGGCGGTTCCTGGTGGAGCTGCCCGACTTCGACCAGGCGCTGCTGCGCATGCAGAACATCCTGCCCACCACCGCGCTCTACCGGCGCGAGCTGTGGGACGCGGGCGTGCGCTACGCGGACAACACCGACTACGAGGACTGGGACTTCTGGATCCAGTGCGTCTCCCTGGGCGCGCACTTCGAGCACATCTGCGATCCCCTCTACGACTACCATTTCCACGACGACAACTTCTCGCGCAAGGCCGAGTCCAACGACGGCCCGTCCAAGGCGGCCATCGTGCGCAACAACCCGGACTTCTTCCACCCCCTGGTCCGCCAGTGGGCCGAGGACTTCCGGCGGGGGCGGCTGCACGCCCAGGCCTTCCCGCGCGGGCACATCCCCTCCCCGGACGACGTCCGGGCGCTGCTCAAGACCGTGGAGAGCACGGTACTGGGCGCGGGCGACAAGTGA
- the cbiD gene encoding cobalt-precorrin-5B (C(1))-methyltransferase CbiD, giving the protein MGGGLRTGRTTGTCAAAAAMAGTRFLLTGETPEVVDAPLPPGGTLAVPIERYERDFGRQNGDRDSVRVTVIKDGGDDPDATHGCEVRAVVRLDRDADTPLAVTLDGGEGVGRATLPGLPVPVGQAAINPEPRKQIERAVRLAAEGLAAGRVDVVIEIPEGETIALKTLNPRLGILGGISILGTQGIVKPYSHASWKATIEEGLDVARAMGLPEPVFTTGRRSERFYLEAHPDMPEQALIQAADFFAFAMRAAADRGFERVTWAVFFGKLVKQAQGVEYTHARTHPVDFGLLAERCLEAGADPALAPAVCSANTAIQVLDLLKDDPARPALVRLLADRAARAAGGHCAGRCRATYAVFDFDGHPL; this is encoded by the coding sequence ATGGGCGGGGGACTCCGCACCGGGCGGACCACCGGCACCTGCGCCGCGGCCGCGGCCATGGCCGGAACCCGCTTCCTGCTGACCGGCGAGACCCCGGAGGTCGTGGACGCGCCCCTGCCCCCGGGCGGGACCCTGGCCGTGCCCATCGAGCGGTACGAGCGGGACTTCGGACGCCAAAACGGGGACCGCGATTCGGTGCGCGTGACCGTCATCAAGGACGGCGGCGACGACCCGGACGCCACCCACGGCTGCGAGGTCCGGGCCGTGGTCCGGCTGGACCGGGACGCGGACACCCCGCTGGCCGTGACCCTGGACGGCGGCGAAGGTGTGGGCCGCGCCACCCTGCCGGGGCTGCCCGTACCCGTGGGCCAGGCGGCCATCAACCCGGAACCGCGCAAACAGATCGAGCGCGCGGTCCGGCTGGCCGCCGAGGGCCTGGCCGCCGGGCGCGTGGACGTGGTCATCGAGATCCCGGAGGGCGAAACCATCGCCCTGAAGACGCTGAATCCCCGGCTGGGCATCCTCGGCGGCATCTCCATCCTCGGCACCCAGGGCATCGTCAAGCCCTACTCCCACGCCTCCTGGAAGGCGACCATCGAGGAGGGGCTGGACGTGGCCCGGGCCATGGGCTTGCCCGAGCCGGTCTTCACCACCGGACGGCGCAGCGAGCGGTTCTATCTCGAAGCGCATCCGGACATGCCCGAGCAGGCCCTCATCCAGGCCGCCGACTTCTTCGCCTTCGCCATGCGGGCCGCTGCCGATCGCGGCTTCGAGCGCGTGACCTGGGCCGTTTTTTTCGGCAAGCTGGTCAAGCAGGCCCAGGGCGTGGAGTACACCCACGCCCGGACCCACCCCGTGGATTTCGGGCTGCTGGCCGAGCGCTGCCTGGAGGCGGGCGCGGACCCGGCCCTGGCCCCGGCCGTGTGCTCGGCCAACACCGCGATCCAGGTTCTGGACCTGCTCAAGGACGACCCGGCCCGGCCCGCGCTGGTCCGGCTGCTCGCGGACAGGGCGGCGCGGGCGGCGGGCGGCCATTGCGCCGGACGCTGTCGGGCGACGTACGCGGTGTTCGACTTCGACGGCCACCCGCTGTAG
- a CDS encoding SDR family oxidoreductase, which produces MADRRILVLGSTGYVGGRLVPLLLERGYAVRAAGRSVDKIRARSWGDKVEAVQADMHDSEALKRACEGCSAAYYLVHSMAKPGRDFAEQERDAAYNMVRAATHSGLERIIYLGGLGEDRADQPLSKHLRSRAEVGRILTLGSARVTTLRAAQIIGSGSSSFELVRYLADRLPFMITPAWVRTRTQPISVRNVLGYLAGCLENEATAGLTLDIGGPDVLTYEELFHLYSEVAGIPRRHFLPLPFVTPRLSSFWVSLITPVPMALSRALIEGLRNEVICRDERIRTLVPQELLSCREAIRRALEKTEQQAVETCLFDVGSACMPEWASADDPHYAGGTRFEMGYKARLQGDPDKVWEVVERIGGERGWYYGDPLWRLRALIDRVLAGPGRRGRPHGTGSPRVGDALDFWRVLASDKGRRLLLLAEMRLPGEALLEFRLDPLWEKTVDLSMTAKFLPRGLTGMLYWYAMYPFHVILFRNIIENISDLAGTHLYEPPRRVV; this is translated from the coding sequence ATGGCCGACCGGCGCATCCTCGTTCTCGGTTCCACTGGCTACGTGGGCGGGCGGCTGGTGCCGCTGCTCCTGGAGCGCGGCTACGCCGTGCGCGCCGCCGGACGCAGCGTGGACAAGATCCGCGCCCGCTCCTGGGGCGACAAGGTCGAGGCCGTCCAGGCCGACATGCACGATTCCGAGGCCCTGAAGCGGGCCTGCGAGGGGTGCTCCGCCGCCTACTACCTGGTCCACTCCATGGCCAAGCCCGGCCGCGACTTCGCCGAGCAGGAGCGCGACGCGGCCTACAACATGGTCCGCGCCGCGACCCATTCCGGCCTTGAGCGGATCATCTACCTGGGCGGGCTGGGCGAGGACCGCGCGGACCAGCCCCTTTCCAAGCATCTGCGCTCGCGCGCCGAGGTGGGCCGCATCCTGACGCTCGGTTCGGCCAGGGTGACCACCCTGCGCGCCGCCCAGATCATCGGCTCCGGGTCCTCCTCCTTCGAGCTGGTCCGCTACCTGGCCGACCGGCTGCCGTTCATGATCACCCCGGCCTGGGTCCGCACCCGGACCCAGCCCATCTCCGTGCGCAACGTGCTCGGCTACCTGGCGGGCTGCCTGGAGAACGAGGCCACCGCCGGGCTGACCCTCGACATCGGCGGCCCGGACGTCCTGACCTACGAGGAACTTTTCCATCTCTACTCGGAGGTGGCGGGCATCCCCAGGCGCCATTTCCTGCCCCTGCCCTTCGTCACCCCGCGCCTGTCCTCCTTCTGGGTGTCCCTGATCACCCCGGTCCCCATGGCCCTGTCCCGCGCCCTGATCGAAGGGCTGCGCAACGAGGTGATCTGCCGCGACGAGCGCATCCGCACGCTGGTCCCCCAGGAGCTGCTCTCCTGCCGCGAGGCCATCCGCCGCGCCCTGGAAAAGACCGAACAGCAGGCAGTGGAGACCTGCCTGTTCGACGTGGGCTCGGCCTGCATGCCGGAATGGGCCTCGGCGGACGACCCCCACTACGCTGGCGGCACCCGGTTCGAGATGGGCTACAAGGCGCGGCTCCAGGGCGACCCGGACAAGGTCTGGGAAGTGGTCGAACGCATCGGCGGCGAGCGCGGCTGGTACTACGGCGACCCGCTGTGGCGGCTGCGCGCGCTCATCGACCGCGTGCTGGCCGGGCCGGGCCGCCGGGGCAGGCCCCACGGGACCGGTTCGCCGCGCGTGGGCGACGCCCTGGACTTCTGGCGCGTGCTGGCCTCGGACAAGGGGCGGCGGCTGCTCCTCTTGGCCGAGATGCGGCTGCCCGGCGAGGCGCTCCTGGAATTCCGCCTCGACCCCCTGTGGGAGAAGACCGTGGACCTGTCCATGACCGCCAAGTTCCTGCCGCGCGGTCTGACCGGCATGCTCTACTGGTACGCCATGTACCCCTTCCACGTGATCCTCTTCCGGAACATCATCGAGAACATCTCCGACCTGGCCGGGACGCACCTCTACGAACCGCCCCGGCGGGTGGTCTAG
- a CDS encoding NAD(P)H-dependent glycerol-3-phosphate dehydrogenase, whose protein sequence is MKIAVMGAGAWGTTLADMLAKNGTETTLWAREPEVVADIRQHRENRVFLPGVTLSDKLRVESDPQAAFEGAGCFLVVIPSQFIRPALAGFRDLLPERPVIVCASKGIELSSLAPMSRVVAESLEGKRPRYASLSGPSFAAEVAADMPTSVSLGCEDHELGRELQEAFSTPYFRVYFTPDYRGVELGGAVKNVIAIAAGIADGLGFGHDARAALITRGLAELSRLGEAMGGQERTFMGLSGMGDLVLTCTGDLSRNRQVGLRLGQGARLDDIIGEMKAVAEGVKTTQALYDLSKKLGVELPITDQVHKILYEGKDPAQATRDLMSRDLKDE, encoded by the coding sequence ATGAAGATAGCAGTAATGGGCGCGGGCGCCTGGGGAACCACCCTGGCCGACATGCTCGCCAAGAACGGCACCGAGACCACCCTCTGGGCGCGTGAGCCCGAGGTCGTGGCCGACATCCGCCAACACCGCGAGAACCGCGTGTTCCTGCCGGGCGTGACCCTGAGCGACAAACTCCGGGTGGAGTCCGATCCGCAGGCCGCGTTCGAGGGGGCGGGCTGTTTCCTGGTGGTCATCCCCAGCCAGTTCATCCGCCCGGCCCTGGCCGGGTTCCGCGACCTGCTGCCCGAACGCCCGGTGATCGTCTGCGCGTCCAAGGGCATCGAGCTGTCCTCCCTGGCCCCCATGTCCCGCGTGGTGGCCGAGTCCCTGGAGGGCAAGCGGCCCCGCTACGCCTCGCTGTCCGGCCCGTCCTTCGCCGCCGAAGTGGCGGCGGACATGCCCACCTCGGTGTCGCTGGGCTGCGAGGACCACGAACTGGGCCGCGAGCTGCAGGAGGCCTTCTCCACCCCGTATTTCCGCGTCTACTTCACCCCTGATTACCGGGGCGTGGAGCTGGGCGGCGCGGTCAAGAACGTCATCGCCATTGCCGCGGGCATCGCCGACGGGCTGGGCTTCGGCCACGACGCCCGGGCCGCGCTCATCACCCGGGGACTGGCCGAGCTGTCCCGTCTGGGCGAGGCCATGGGCGGCCAGGAGCGGACCTTCATGGGGCTGTCCGGCATGGGCGACCTGGTGCTGACCTGCACCGGCGACCTGTCGCGCAACCGCCAGGTTGGCCTGCGGCTCGGCCAGGGCGCCAGGCTCGACGACATCATCGGCGAGATGAAGGCTGTGGCCGAGGGCGTCAAGACCACCCAGGCGCTCTACGACCTGTCCAAGAAGCTCGGCGTCGAACTGCCGATCACCGACCAGGTCCACAAGATTCTCTACGAGGGCAAGGACCCGGCCCAGGCCACCAGGGACCTGATGAGCCGGGACCTGAAGGACGAATAA
- a CDS encoding Lrp/AsnC family transcriptional regulator yields the protein MAIQFTTTEERILALAGTDLPDTEQPFKTIAEAVGVSEQEVLDLLADLKKRKIIRRFGATLRHQKAGYGHNAMVAWRVPPERSDEVGEIFAARPEISHCYIRRTYPEWTYNFYTMIHGERPGHTDEVVAELERAVNIDDHCTLKSLKELKKTSMVYFK from the coding sequence ATGGCCATACAATTCACCACCACCGAGGAACGGATTCTCGCCCTGGCCGGCACGGACCTGCCGGACACCGAGCAGCCGTTCAAGACCATTGCCGAGGCCGTGGGCGTCAGCGAGCAGGAGGTCCTCGATCTCCTGGCCGACCTCAAGAAACGGAAGATCATCAGGCGATTCGGGGCCACCCTGCGCCACCAGAAGGCGGGCTACGGGCACAACGCCATGGTCGCCTGGCGGGTGCCGCCCGAGCGGTCCGACGAGGTGGGCGAGATCTTCGCCGCCCGGCCCGAGATCTCCCACTGCTACATCCGCCGGACCTACCCGGAGTGGACGTACAACTTCTACACCATGATCCACGGCGAGCGGCCGGGCCACACCGACGAGGTGGTGGCCGAGCTGGAGCGCGCCGTGAACATCGACGACCACTGCACCTTGAAATCCCTCAAGGAACTCAAGAAGACCTCGATGGTCTATTTCAAATAG
- the hemL gene encoding glutamate-1-semialdehyde 2,1-aminomutase has protein sequence MDSKSLYAKAQTLMPGGVNSPLRACKYVNSEPVFIMNAKGAYLWDVEGRRYIDYVFSWGPMILGHQDPAVTEAAHVAVDHGSSYGAPCLDEVALAEEINKLIPSMEMMRMVSSGTEATMSALRLARGYTGRDKFVKFIGNYHGHADAFLAAAGSAAGTVPGTPGVPEAVISHTLLAHYNDLDAVRAHFEASGDEIACVIVEPCAGNMGLVLPKDGFLQGLRDLCDQYGALLIFDEVITGFRLALGGAQARYGIKPDLTTLGKIIGGGFPVGCYGGKREIMEHMAPVGGVFQAGTLSGNPVAMAAGLAALKRLQECNYEGLEARTKALTSELVSIIESKGKPVYLAQVGSAFTMYFSDKPVTDMVSSGQCDYQAYAAYWKQMMAAGVYLAPAGFECAFTSFAHSDEDFERTLDAARNVKF, from the coding sequence ATGGACTCCAAATCGCTCTACGCCAAGGCCCAGACCCTCATGCCCGGCGGCGTCAACTCCCCGCTGCGCGCCTGCAAGTACGTCAACTCCGAGCCGGTCTTCATCATGAATGCCAAGGGCGCGTACCTGTGGGACGTCGAGGGCCGCCGGTACATCGATTACGTCTTTTCCTGGGGTCCCATGATCCTGGGCCACCAGGACCCCGCCGTGACCGAGGCCGCCCACGTGGCCGTGGACCACGGCTCCAGCTACGGCGCGCCCTGCCTGGACGAGGTCGCCCTGGCCGAGGAGATCAACAAGCTCATCCCGTCCATGGAGATGATGCGCATGGTCTCCTCCGGCACCGAGGCCACCATGTCGGCCCTGCGGCTGGCGCGCGGCTACACCGGCCGCGACAAGTTCGTGAAGTTCATCGGCAACTACCACGGCCACGCCGACGCCTTCCTGGCCGCCGCCGGTTCGGCCGCGGGCACGGTGCCCGGCACCCCCGGCGTGCCCGAGGCGGTCATCAGCCACACCCTGCTGGCCCACTACAACGACCTGGACGCCGTGCGCGCCCACTTCGAGGCGTCCGGCGACGAGATCGCCTGCGTCATCGTGGAGCCGTGCGCGGGCAACATGGGGCTGGTCCTGCCCAAGGACGGGTTCCTCCAGGGGCTGCGCGACCTGTGCGACCAGTACGGTGCACTGCTCATCTTCGACGAGGTCATCACCGGTTTCCGCCTGGCTCTGGGCGGGGCTCAGGCGCGCTACGGCATCAAGCCGGACCTGACCACCCTGGGCAAGATCATCGGCGGCGGGTTCCCGGTGGGCTGCTACGGCGGCAAGCGCGAGATCATGGAACACATGGCCCCGGTGGGCGGCGTGTTCCAGGCGGGCACCCTGTCCGGCAACCCGGTGGCCATGGCCGCGGGCCTGGCCGCGCTCAAGCGGCTGCAGGAATGCAACTACGAGGGGCTGGAGGCCCGGACCAAGGCGCTGACCTCGGAGCTGGTCTCGATCATCGAGTCCAAGGGCAAGCCCGTGTACCTGGCCCAGGTCGGCTCCGCCTTCACCATGTATTTCTCGGACAAGCCCGTGACCGACATGGTCTCCTCCGGGCAGTGCGACTACCAGGCCTACGCCGCCTACTGGAAGCAGATGATGGCGGCGGGCGTCTACCTGGCCCCGGCGGGCTTCGAGTGCGCCTTCACCTCCTTCGCCCACTCGGACGAGGATTTCGAGCGGACCCTGGACGCGGCCCGGAACGTGAAGTTCTAG
- a CDS encoding cobalt-precorrin 5A hydrolase: MPAKKIAIYALTSRGLAVGTRLAAKLPGTLYASKSLEPDDAMPFESLTHLVSATFNTFDGHVFVAAAGIVVRCIAPHLQSKETDPAVVCMDQNGRYAVSLLSGHLGGANELADRCARIMGGLPVITTATDTAGVLSIDTLADAKGLVIGNIEKVKNVNMALLEGHTVQLYDPEDWLGLAWDTSFEVAGPDGWNPHRPGIWVSWHADSPEGALSLHPRVLHLGIGCRRDVTAYEILDHVHEVFRRNGFAMESIASVGSVEAKRNEAGLLEAAAELGAEPVFYSTAQLAAIDAPTPSDRVQEHMGVPSVAEASALLAAHGGELIVTKEKTSTVTLAVALTSRA; the protein is encoded by the coding sequence ATGCCAGCAAAGAAAATCGCCATCTACGCACTGACCTCCAGGGGACTGGCCGTCGGGACCCGCCTGGCCGCCAAGCTGCCCGGCACCCTCTATGCCTCCAAGTCGCTGGAGCCGGACGACGCCATGCCGTTCGAGTCGCTGACCCATCTCGTGTCCGCCACCTTCAACACCTTCGACGGACACGTCTTCGTGGCCGCCGCGGGCATCGTGGTGCGCTGCATCGCCCCGCATCTCCAGAGCAAGGAGACCGACCCCGCCGTGGTCTGCATGGACCAGAACGGGCGGTACGCTGTCAGCCTGCTGTCCGGCCACCTGGGCGGGGCCAACGAGCTGGCCGACCGCTGCGCGCGGATCATGGGCGGCCTGCCGGTGATCACCACGGCCACGGACACGGCGGGCGTGCTGTCCATCGACACCCTGGCCGACGCCAAGGGGCTGGTCATCGGCAACATCGAGAAGGTCAAGAACGTGAACATGGCCCTGCTGGAAGGGCACACCGTGCAGCTGTACGACCCGGAGGACTGGCTCGGCCTGGCCTGGGACACCAGTTTCGAGGTGGCCGGACCCGACGGGTGGAATCCGCACCGGCCCGGCATCTGGGTCTCCTGGCACGCGGACAGCCCCGAGGGCGCGCTGTCGCTGCATCCGCGCGTCCTGCATCTGGGCATCGGCTGCCGCCGGGACGTCACGGCCTACGAGATCCTCGATCACGTGCACGAGGTCTTCCGGCGCAACGGCTTCGCCATGGAGTCCATCGCCTCGGTGGGGTCGGTGGAGGCCAAGCGCAACGAGGCCGGGCTGCTGGAGGCCGCCGCCGAACTCGGCGCGGAACCTGTATTTTATTCAACGGCGCAGCTTGCGGCCATCGACGCTCCCACCCCGTCGGACAGGGTGCAGGAGCACATGGGCGTGCCCAGCGTGGCCGAGGCCTCGGCCCTGCTGGCGGCCCACGGAGGAGAACTCATCGTGACCAAGGAAAAGACCTCGACCGTGACCCTGGCCGTGGCCCTGACCAGCCGTGCTTAA